In a genomic window of Bradyrhizobium ontarionense:
- the alaS gene encoding alanine--tRNA ligase has protein sequence MSGVNEIRSTFLNFFAANGHEIVPSSPLVPRNDPTLMFTNAGMVQFKNVFTGVEKRPYNRATTSQKCVRAGGKHNDLDNVGYTARHHTFFEMLGNFSFGDYFKDHAIELAWNLVTKEFGLPKDKLTATVYVDDDEAFGLWKKIAGLPESRIIRISGSDNFWQMGDTGPCGPCSEIFYDHGDKIWGGPPGSPEQDGDRFIEIWNLVFMQYEQHEGGARVSLPKPSIDTGAGLERVAAVLQGKHDNYDIDLFVALIRTIADLTNADPSGPQKASLRVIADHLRASSFLISDGVLPSNEGRGYVLRRIMRRAMRHAQLLGAREPLMHRLVGTLSREMGQAYPELIRAEALIKETLRLEETRFRKTLERGLTILDEKSASLKKGDMFDGDVAFTLYDTYGFPLDLTQDALKSRGISVDQASFTDAMDRQRAKARAAWAGSGEAATETIWFPLREKLGATEFLGYETETAEGAVTALVKDGAEVESLKSGESGVIVLNQTPFYGESGGQVGDTGLMTGDGVRVRVTETQKKAGDLFVHIGTVEQGTLKIGTALQLDVDHGRRSAIRANHSATHILHEALRQVLGDHIAQRGSMVSPDRLRFDFVHPKPISPEELARVEDIANDVVLENAEVTTRLMGLDDAREAGARALFGEKYGDEVRVVSMGHAARDHGANAMGWSVELCGGTHVRRTGDIGLIAVTSESAVASGVRRIEALTARGARAHANHNLSLAKAAAAELRTTVEEVPARITALMEERKKLERELSDARKKLAMGGGGEVGNGASAGIRDISGVKLMARAVSGVEMKDLKSLVDEAKKQLGSGVVAIVGRAEDGKAGVVVGVTADLTARFNAVELVRAASEALGGKGGGGRPDMAQAGGPDGAKADAALAAIEQAIGGKAAGA, from the coding sequence ATGAGCGGCGTCAACGAGATCAGGTCGACCTTCCTCAATTTCTTCGCCGCGAACGGCCACGAGATCGTGCCGTCCTCGCCGCTCGTGCCGCGCAACGACCCCACGCTGATGTTCACCAATGCGGGCATGGTGCAGTTCAAGAACGTCTTCACCGGCGTCGAGAAGCGGCCTTACAACCGCGCCACCACCTCGCAGAAATGCGTGCGCGCCGGCGGCAAGCACAACGACCTCGACAATGTCGGCTACACCGCCCGCCACCACACCTTCTTCGAGATGCTCGGCAATTTCTCGTTCGGCGACTACTTCAAGGACCACGCCATCGAGCTCGCCTGGAACCTGGTGACCAAGGAGTTCGGTCTCCCGAAGGACAAGCTGACCGCGACCGTCTATGTCGACGACGACGAGGCGTTCGGGCTCTGGAAGAAGATCGCCGGGCTGCCGGAATCGCGCATCATCCGCATCAGTGGCTCGGACAATTTCTGGCAGATGGGCGACACCGGCCCGTGCGGACCGTGCTCGGAGATCTTCTACGACCATGGCGACAAGATCTGGGGCGGGCCGCCGGGCTCGCCGGAGCAGGACGGCGACCGCTTCATCGAGATCTGGAACCTCGTGTTCATGCAGTATGAGCAGCATGAGGGGGGAGCGCGCGTCAGCCTGCCGAAGCCGTCGATCGACACCGGCGCCGGGCTGGAACGCGTCGCCGCGGTGCTGCAGGGCAAGCACGACAATTACGACATCGACCTGTTCGTCGCACTGATCCGCACCATCGCCGACCTCACCAATGCCGACCCCTCGGGTCCGCAGAAGGCGTCGCTCCGCGTCATCGCAGATCACCTGCGTGCCTCGTCGTTCCTGATTTCGGACGGCGTGCTGCCGTCCAACGAGGGCCGCGGCTACGTCCTGCGCCGGATCATGCGCCGCGCCATGCGCCACGCGCAGCTGCTCGGCGCCCGCGAGCCGCTGATGCACAGGCTGGTCGGCACGCTCTCCCGCGAGATGGGCCAAGCCTATCCGGAGCTGATCCGCGCCGAGGCGCTGATCAAGGAGACGCTGCGGCTGGAAGAGACCCGCTTCCGCAAGACCCTCGAGCGCGGCCTCACCATCCTCGACGAGAAGTCGGCCTCGCTCAAGAAGGGCGACATGTTCGACGGCGACGTCGCCTTCACGCTGTACGACACCTACGGCTTCCCGCTCGACCTGACCCAGGACGCGCTGAAGTCGCGCGGCATCAGCGTCGACCAGGCCTCCTTCACCGACGCCATGGACCGCCAGCGCGCCAAGGCGCGCGCGGCCTGGGCCGGCTCCGGCGAGGCCGCGACCGAGACCATCTGGTTCCCGCTGCGCGAGAAGCTCGGCGCCACCGAATTCCTCGGCTACGAGACCGAGACCGCGGAAGGCGCCGTGACCGCGTTGGTCAAGGACGGCGCCGAGGTCGAGAGCCTCAAGTCCGGCGAGAGCGGCGTCATCGTGCTCAACCAGACGCCGTTCTACGGCGAGTCCGGCGGCCAGGTCGGCGACACCGGCCTGATGACCGGCGACGGCGTCCGCGTCCGCGTCACCGAGACCCAGAAGAAGGCCGGCGACCTGTTCGTGCACATCGGCACGGTGGAGCAGGGCACGCTCAAGATCGGCACCGCGCTGCAGCTCGACGTCGATCATGGCCGCCGCTCCGCGATCCGCGCCAACCATTCGGCGACCCACATCCTGCACGAGGCGCTGCGCCAGGTGCTCGGCGACCACATCGCCCAGCGCGGCTCGATGGTCTCGCCCGACCGCCTGCGCTTCGACTTCGTCCATCCGAAGCCGATCTCTCCGGAGGAACTCGCCCGCGTCGAGGACATCGCCAACGACGTCGTGCTGGAGAACGCCGAGGTCACCACCCGCCTGATGGGGCTGGACGATGCCCGCGAGGCTGGCGCCCGCGCGCTGTTCGGCGAGAAATATGGCGATGAGGTCCGCGTCGTCTCGATGGGCCATGCCGCGCGCGACCACGGTGCCAACGCGATGGGCTGGTCGGTCGAGCTGTGCGGCGGCACCCATGTCAGGCGCACCGGCGACATCGGCCTGATCGCGGTGACCTCCGAGAGCGCGGTTGCGTCCGGCGTCCGCCGCATCGAGGCGTTGACGGCGCGCGGCGCGCGCGCGCATGCCAACCATAACCTCTCCCTCGCCAAGGCGGCCGCGGCCGAGCTGCGCACCACCGTCGAGGAGGTGCCGGCGCGCATCACCGCGCTGATGGAGGAGCGCAAGAAGCTTGAGCGCGAGCTGTCGGACGCGCGCAAGAAGCTTGCCATGGGCGGTGGCGGCGAGGTTGGCAACGGCGCTTCCGCCGGCATCCGTGATATCTCAGGCGTCAAGCTGATGGCGCGGGCGGTATCCGGCGTCGAGATGAAGGATCTCAAGTCGCTCGTCGACGAAGCCAAGAAGCAGCTTGGCTCCGGCGTCGTCGCCATCGTCGGCCGTGCCGAGGACGGCAAGGCCGGCGTGGTCGTGGGCGTGACCGCCGATCTCACCGCGCGCTTCAACGCGGTCGAGCTGGTGCGCGCGGCGTCCGAGGCGCTGGGCGGCAAGGGTGGCGGCGGCCGTCCCGACATGGCCCAGGCCGGCGGCCCTGACGGCGCCAAGGCGGACGCGGCGCTGGCAGCGATCGAGCAGGCCATCGGCGGCAAAGCCGCCGGCGCCTGA
- the gcvH gene encoding glycine cleavage system protein GcvH, with product MTTLYTSDHEWLSIDGDTATIGITDYAQAQLGDVVFVELPQVGRSLKKAEAAAVVESVKAASDVYAPITGEVVEVNQAIVDEPALVNTDASGKAWFFKLKVADKGELGGLMDEAAYKAHTA from the coding sequence ATGACCACGCTCTATACCTCCGATCACGAATGGCTCAGCATCGACGGCGACACAGCCACCATCGGCATCACCGACTATGCGCAGGCCCAGCTCGGTGACGTCGTGTTCGTGGAGCTGCCGCAGGTCGGCCGCTCCCTGAAGAAGGCAGAGGCCGCCGCGGTGGTCGAATCGGTCAAGGCGGCCTCCGACGTCTACGCGCCGATCACCGGCGAGGTCGTCGAGGTGAACCAGGCGATCGTCGACGAGCCTGCGCTCGTCAACACCGACGCCAGCGGCAAGGCCTGGTTCTTCAAGCTCAAGGTCGCAGACAAGGGCGAGCTCGGCGGGCTGATGGATGAGGCCGCCTACAAGGCGCACACGGCGTGA
- a CDS encoding carbohydrate porin — protein MNGFVTTARVCGVGIALSLLGGGAYAADLPTKAPPIPYAGVDDFWTRPYLFGDLGRTRLKEQGISLALTLGDEAVTNLSGGSRNTSANAGQLWFEAKFDMAKLAGIQGGLIGVTLVDRFGKNLNTEAGIPALQLTNEVFGRGNILRLTEFYYQQKLFDDRLVLKGGRLPVGSDFFFGQCEFLNLTFCGGQPGNIQGGYIYNWPVSQWGGVAHYNFTKEWKISVGIYDANPNYLTTSDAGVYLAPGIPRSTPASGVLVPVEVVWEPSGPLNGTWRFGGWYDSASTIDGGLPGIIAVVAGGPGVGDQNLSSQRGRYGVYESILQRLTVEGPKAQGWYTFLNTSVADHRTAYQDYQISWGIKHTGTFSFRPEDEVGFAVGTTHVNSAALNPNANGNEVPIEAWYGWQATGWMNLKFDAQYVINPGGRGFNGAGVKTGNAVVLGIRSVVHF, from the coding sequence ATGAATGGGTTTGTGACGACCGCGCGCGTGTGCGGCGTAGGGATTGCTTTGTCTCTGTTGGGCGGTGGAGCGTATGCGGCCGATCTGCCAACCAAGGCACCGCCAATTCCTTATGCCGGGGTCGATGATTTCTGGACGCGGCCCTATCTGTTCGGCGACCTCGGCCGGACGAGATTGAAGGAGCAGGGCATCTCGCTCGCGCTCACGCTGGGTGACGAAGCGGTTACCAACCTGTCGGGCGGCTCCCGCAACACCTCGGCCAATGCCGGGCAATTGTGGTTCGAGGCCAAGTTCGACATGGCCAAGCTCGCCGGCATCCAGGGCGGCCTGATCGGCGTCACGCTGGTCGACCGCTTCGGCAAGAACCTGAACACCGAGGCCGGCATTCCCGCCCTGCAGCTGACCAACGAAGTGTTCGGCCGCGGCAACATCCTGCGCCTCACCGAGTTCTACTATCAGCAGAAGCTGTTCGACGACCGCCTCGTGCTGAAGGGCGGCCGTCTCCCCGTGGGCTCCGACTTCTTCTTCGGCCAGTGCGAGTTCCTCAACCTGACCTTCTGCGGTGGCCAGCCGGGCAACATCCAGGGCGGCTACATCTACAACTGGCCAGTGAGCCAGTGGGGCGGTGTCGCGCACTACAACTTCACCAAGGAATGGAAGATCTCGGTCGGCATCTACGACGCCAATCCGAACTATCTGACGACGTCGGACGCAGGCGTCTATCTGGCGCCGGGCATTCCGCGCTCCACCCCCGCCTCGGGCGTGCTGGTGCCGGTGGAAGTGGTGTGGGAGCCGAGCGGTCCGCTGAACGGCACCTGGCGCTTCGGCGGCTGGTATGACAGCGCGTCGACCATCGATGGCGGCCTTCCCGGCATCATTGCCGTCGTCGCGGGTGGCCCCGGCGTGGGCGATCAGAATCTCAGCAGTCAGCGGGGCCGCTACGGCGTCTACGAATCGATCCTGCAACGCCTGACCGTCGAGGGTCCCAAGGCCCAGGGCTGGTACACCTTCCTCAACACCAGCGTCGCCGATCACCGGACGGCCTATCAGGACTACCAGATCTCCTGGGGTATCAAGCATACCGGAACGTTCTCGTTCCGTCCCGAGGACGAGGTCGGCTTCGCGGTGGGCACCACCCACGTGAACTCGGCAGCGCTCAACCCGAATGCCAACGGCAACGAAGTGCCGATCGAGGCCTGGTACGGCTGGCAGGCGACGGGCTGGATGAACCTGAAGTTCGACGCCCAGTATGTGATCAATCCGGGCGGGCGCGGCTTCAATGGCGCCGGTGTGAAGACCGGCAATGCGGTGGTTCTCGG
- a CDS encoding cyclic nucleotide-gated ion channel: protein MPPLGPGDSVRDPDLRDRLYELLEHDHLPSTQGSRIVQLIVFVITLDVFAVVLGSDPDIAAAFGLPLRAIKVGALIVFAVEYVARLWSVAGHMPRRQSPRQDRLAYAFSALGLVDLLSFVPAAVALLLGDRTLEALCIVLPFLKLVRYSPALRSLLSAVQAERRTLIGCLVILAGAVLLFASLLYAIERDVQPDKFGTIPHAMWWAIVTLGTVGYGDVVPVTPLGRVVTVFAIIWGFAMIALPVAIISTAFAEEIKRRDFVVTWGMLAKVPLFSHLNAAEIADIMRLLRARTIESGEVLVRRGDAASSMYFITTGEVEIELPTQCVRLADGTFFGEIALLHRTKRSGTVTATRKTRLLVLDAQDFHALIERMPALAAHVRTTAKARMADTGDLAIAELSQAEHDDQPGG, encoded by the coding sequence GTGCCGCCGCTCGGGCCGGGCGACAGCGTTCGCGATCCCGATCTGCGGGACCGTCTCTATGAGCTGCTCGAGCACGATCATCTGCCGAGCACGCAGGGCTCGCGCATCGTCCAGCTGATCGTGTTCGTCATCACGCTCGACGTGTTCGCGGTGGTGCTGGGGTCGGACCCGGACATCGCCGCCGCCTTCGGCCTGCCGCTGCGGGCGATCAAGGTCGGTGCGCTGATCGTCTTCGCCGTCGAATATGTCGCGCGGCTCTGGAGCGTCGCGGGCCACATGCCGCGGCGCCAGTCGCCACGCCAGGACCGCCTTGCTTACGCGTTCTCTGCGCTCGGGCTGGTCGACCTCCTGTCCTTCGTGCCGGCAGCCGTCGCGCTGCTGCTCGGCGATCGCACCCTGGAAGCGCTGTGCATCGTGCTGCCCTTCCTCAAGCTGGTGCGCTATTCGCCGGCGCTGCGCTCGCTGCTGTCTGCGGTGCAGGCCGAGCGGCGCACCTTGATCGGCTGCCTCGTGATCCTGGCCGGCGCGGTGCTGCTGTTCGCCTCGCTGCTCTATGCGATCGAACGCGACGTGCAGCCCGACAAGTTCGGCACCATTCCGCACGCGATGTGGTGGGCGATCGTGACGCTCGGCACCGTCGGCTACGGCGACGTCGTGCCGGTGACGCCGCTCGGCCGCGTCGTGACCGTGTTCGCGATCATCTGGGGTTTCGCCATGATCGCGTTGCCGGTCGCCATCATCTCCACCGCCTTTGCCGAGGAGATCAAGCGGCGCGACTTCGTGGTGACCTGGGGCATGCTGGCCAAGGTGCCGCTGTTCTCGCATCTCAACGCCGCGGAGATCGCCGACATCATGCGGCTGTTGCGCGCGCGCACGATCGAATCCGGCGAGGTGCTGGTGCGGCGCGGCGATGCGGCCTCGTCGATGTATTTCATCACCACCGGCGAGGTCGAGATCGAGCTGCCGACGCAATGCGTGCGGCTCGCCGACGGCACCTTCTTCGGCGAGATCGCGCTGCTGCACCGGACCAAGCGTTCGGGCACGGTGACGGCCACCCGCAAGACCCGGCTGCTGGTGCTCGACGCGCAGGACTTCCACGCGCTGATCGAGCGCATGCCGGCGCTGGCCGCGCATGTCAGGACCACGGCCAAGGCGCGCATGGCCGACACCGGCGACCTCGCCATTGCCGAGCTGTCGCAGGCCGAGCACGACGACCAGCCGGGCGGGTAG
- the gcvT gene encoding glycine cleavage system aminomethyltransferase GcvT has product MAEPAAASSLSLKRTPLHALHVSLGGKIVPFAGYEMPVQYAPGVLKEHLHTRAAAGLFDVSHMGQVALVPKSGKVTDAAAALERLVPQDIIGIAPGRQRYAQFTNADGGILDDLMVANFGEHLVLVVNAACKDADIELLRNGLSDVCEVQPLADRALLALQGPRAAAVLAKFCADADSMRFMDAGPRMIDGLACYVSRSGYTGEDGYEISVPADKAEQLAEALLSDKDVLPIGLGARDSLRLEAGLCLYGHDIDTTTTPVEAALEWSVQKLRRSGGARAAGFPGADRILAQFDSGAARRRVGLKPEGRAPVREGAVLFATADATDPIGKVTSGGFGPTLNAPVAMGYVPTALAALDTRLFADVRGQRLPLRVAAMPFVPNTYKR; this is encoded by the coding sequence ATGGCTGAACCGGCTGCTGCTTCCTCTCTTTCACTCAAGCGAACGCCGCTGCATGCGCTGCATGTCAGCCTCGGCGGCAAGATCGTCCCCTTCGCCGGCTATGAGATGCCGGTGCAATACGCGCCCGGCGTGCTCAAGGAGCACCTCCATACCCGCGCCGCAGCTGGACTTTTCGACGTCTCCCATATGGGCCAGGTCGCGCTGGTGCCGAAATCCGGCAAGGTCACAGACGCCGCGGCGGCGCTGGAGCGGCTGGTGCCGCAGGACATCATCGGCATCGCGCCAGGCCGCCAGCGCTATGCCCAGTTCACCAATGCCGATGGCGGTATTCTCGACGACCTGATGGTGGCGAATTTCGGCGAGCACCTGGTGCTGGTCGTCAACGCCGCCTGCAAGGACGCCGACATCGAGCTCTTGCGCAACGGGTTGTCGGACGTCTGCGAGGTGCAGCCGCTGGCCGACCGCGCGCTGCTGGCGCTGCAAGGTCCGCGCGCCGCGGCCGTGCTGGCTAAATTCTGTGCAGACGCGGACAGCATGCGGTTCATGGATGCGGGACCGCGGATGATCGACGGGCTCGCCTGCTACGTCTCGCGCTCCGGCTATACCGGCGAGGACGGCTACGAGATCTCCGTTCCTGCCGACAAGGCCGAGCAGCTCGCGGAAGCACTGCTATCCGACAAGGATGTGCTGCCGATCGGGCTCGGTGCCCGCGACAGCCTGCGGCTGGAGGCCGGGCTCTGCCTGTACGGCCACGACATCGACACCACGACGACGCCGGTCGAGGCCGCGCTGGAATGGTCGGTGCAGAAGCTCCGCCGCAGCGGCGGCGCGCGCGCCGCCGGCTTCCCGGGCGCCGACAGGATCCTCGCGCAGTTCGACAGCGGCGCAGCACGCCGCCGCGTCGGCCTCAAGCCAGAGGGGCGCGCACCGGTGCGCGAAGGCGCTGTTCTGTTTGCGACAGCCGACGCGACTGATCCGATCGGCAAAGTCACTTCCGGCGGCTTCGGTCCGACGCTGAATGCGCCGGTCGCGATGGGCTATGTGCCGACCGCCCTCGCCGCGCTCGACACCAGACTATTCGCAGACGTGCGCGGCCAGCGGCTGCCGCTGCGCGTCGCCGCCATGCCCTTCGTTCCCAACACCTATAAGCGCTGA